DNA sequence from the Anas acuta chromosome 21, bAnaAcu1.1, whole genome shotgun sequence genome:
GTCTGTGTAGTAAGATGTCCTGTACTAGTGAATGAAGATAAAGTGAAGACAAATGTTGTGTTCAGAGCAgagtgctgctgtgggcaggtTTCAGTCTGAGCAACATCCGTTCCACGTGGTACAACATTACACAGGCGGGGATGGAAGTGTTTTATGACACTGTAAAAGCACAGAGCTACTTCAGGCTATAGGTTTTACTGCAGTTGTTTTTGAGAGTCTGTGTCTTCAGATTCCAAAGCAAGTTTGATTAAAGGCAAAATGATGTGGGAGAACCTTATTCCAACAAGGCTATGAAATATTTCTAGACTTATATATTGCTTTAAGCCGTCTGCTTATGAAGAGCGGTTTTCATTGTAACAGGGAATGATTTCCTGGTAGGGGACATGCATGTTTTTTTGGTAAAAACTATTAAGGCATGACCAAAGTAGATGGGGCAGTGACTCCAGCCTTAAGTTCTATGGAGCAGATGGGTGTTTTGGAAGATGCTTGAGTATGTGATCATTGCTGTttgcaggcagcacagagaataaaagaaaaaggaaagcagaagaggaagatgacGATGAACAGCCTTGCAAGAAGCTTACATCCAAAGAAGTAAGTGAGATCTCCTGTAGTATAACAGACAGGAGGAATAATAGAGCTGGCTTTTTTTCTACTTAGCTTGCTCAGTATCACTTAAGAGGTTTGAGACCTGGCACTATTAGCAGGAAGAGAGCACAAGGCCTATAGGTGAGGTGGGGGCAATGTGAAGACAGGGTGACCTGCTGCTGACACGAGATGTGACAATAGTGTTCCAGCTGAGCACGGGCCCCTAGGAGGGGACAGGCTGGTGACAATGACAGAAAGAATGTTGAAAGGGAGAATCCTTTGTAGATAACTGTTCTGCTTTCAGTGTTAGCTTGCCTAGCGGTGCTGGTAAGAGAAGAGGGATCCAAATGCTGAGGTGCAAAAATGAGGACTTATGTGGGCAAAAAGTCATTGgcagttctgttctgttttcaaagggagatgctgctgctatTTCCTGTTCTTACTAATCAACTCTGAACAATTCTTCCAGTGTAACTTAAACACTAAGAGAGAGAGACTCTTTATAGGACTTTAAATAAGATTTGTAAGCAAATCTTGTTCAGCAAGGGTTTTTCAGAGCACTGCTAGGACTGTCAAAGGGGAATGGAAGACTGAATTCTGTTCGTGTATGTTTGGTCACATCTTCTGTTAAAGCTCTCTAACGTGACCATGTCCATCAGTAATGTTTCCTATTaagttatttatttcacttaagGTATTGGAATACAAAGCAAACACCATTTAAAAGAATGCAAACAAATTCAGGCTATGGATACTGTGGACTTGCTAAtatgttttgtgtgtatttaCAGAGGAGACGAGCTGAGAGGCAGCAACGCTCCAAGAAAGTCGGAGTCCGGTATTATGAAACTCACAACgtgaaaaataagaataagaacaagaaaaaaagtggcTTGGAGGCACAAAGatcaaagcacaaaaaatataaacataagcAATAACTGCTTATTCTATTAAATTTTACATAAAACAGCTCTAGTACGCAGtgcctttttttaatataaaacttgCAGTTCCTAGTCAAAGCTGTTTGCCTTGTCTGTCCTGTTCCCAGGAGTAACATCTCGCTCTTTTTCTGCATCATCTGAAAGTTCTTTATGCAACTGGAGATGGTGGTATTTCCACATCACCATCTAAGGCCAGTAAACATTGCATTTGCAAAACACATCCTGAAATGttcttcagattttccttttctggaagATAGCTGTTACAGAGCTGTTCAAAGGACTACAGTGAGGTTTTTCCTATGTCAGCTTGCTATATGTAATCAATGAGTTGTACAGGTACCTCAACTCAAGTTTTCGTTTGCTGTCACAGAGTAGTGGTCCTTAGAACGGCCTCACACCTCTTTGTTCATCAGAAATAAGATTTGGAGAGCTTGGGTATTGTTCATCCTAGGTTACACCACTTTTGAAAAGGGATTTTGATGGACACCAAATTACACATACTTGGGGAAATATCTGCCAAACCACTTCTGTCCAGGAGGTATCTGAAAATTGATTAATAATGAATGTGACACATTAGTTGTAGACACGTCATATAGGATTTCAAAGTTTTCTGCAACATTTTCAGAGTAATAACATTACAGAGATGCTTGTTTGTAAAAGCATTTATTAGTTTATTGCTTTGAAGGTCATTAGCATATTACCAACAAGTGAGTCCCAGGCATGTTCACTATTCAAGGAGCTACATGCTGAGATGGTACTGAAAGAGGGCACAGTAACTAGTGAAGCTTTTGAATTTCAACTCcttgaagagaaaaagggaCAAATAATGCAATTACACTGCTTTCAGTTACCGGTAAGTGAAAATTTAGTATTGTTTTTTGAAGACAGATCTTTGTCGCTAATTGCAAACTTCTTGCTCTGACAGCTCTTTTGAGCGCTGCATGGAGGACACCAAACTAAAATCTACTTTGAAATGATGCTTTCAAGTTgagcctgaaaaacaaataagacAGTAAGTCAAATTAAATTCAATCTAAAAAATAAACCCGCGTTGATGAAAAGTGATAAATTGTCTGTTAGATATTCAAAGCGAGGAGCTGAGGGATGCTGCAATACTTCAAGAGAAACAGGCCAGGGTTTTTCCCTAGCTATTCCATTCCTTACTACATGTTTTATAAATTAGCTTTTCATTCTTGGCATACACACTTTTTGcattctgagaagaaaagagcTGGCCTTGGTTCCATACAATGAAAGGCTCATTTTATAATGTAAAGCATTgaagaggaaattaaataaaagctgttgAAACAGTGGTCTGAATTCTCTGATTTCAGGCTGGACTATGTTagctaaattaaatatttggcTCTCTAGGGTTTGGAACACAAACTGACTCTGGGACAAAAGTAGCTGGGAACAGCAAGTTTTTCAGTTACTGAGACAACTTGACGCCCAGTTAAAGAGATTGATCAGAGTGCTACCCGTGCTTAGGGAGCGTGTAATGTGTGAAGCTTCCAGGACTCCTAGCTTGTCCTCTTCCTAAAGCtgccataaaaataaactacaacAGTGGTATATACACAGCTGTTCAAATACTTGTACTTAAAGGAAGAAACATGGGTCCGGTGGCAGCACACATTTGCTCTAACAGTTACTCTATTCCGTGCCCTAAAATACTTCAAGATGGCCTGAGGATGTTAATGgtttagaaaggaaaactggGGATAGTGGAGATAAGGAAAGCAGCTGGGTGTAAAGGAAGTATTTTAGCTCTAGCCAGAAACAGTTACAGTTGTTTACGATTCCTGCCAAACACAAAGTAATTAACAGAACCTCTTTTCATTAAAGTAGCATGCACAAAATCACTCCTGTCAGATCCAAAACAATTTCAGTGATCCAGTCAAATCCCCATGGGACAAATTGCTTCAGCGTTTTCCATGAGAGCATGTTAGCAAGCAACAAGTGAATAGAAGAGTGCTTTTACCTACAATATAGTAGCTACACTTCAAATGTGACGTAACAGACATTTAGGGGCCTAGAAATCCAGCCAGTAAGACAGGCTTGCCCTCCCTAGGTTTTGGTTTGCATTGTCTATAGCTTCTATTTTAGATGGAGATAGGAAGTTCCAAGAAAATGTGATGGCGCTGCCAGCACAATTCAACTCTGCTGCTAAAGAGTTCCATTAAGAAGGCTCAAGTACAATAAATCCTTGCAATCTTCCCATTTCATCAAGAATTTAAAGACAGTGGGACATTAATACAAGTGCATCATAAATGTAACTACTATAAACGGGAAGGAGAAAGTTTGTTTTACGTCTTCCTAACTAAAAATGCCAAAGTTTACCATCGCTATTTAGAGTTGTGTTTCTTTACTAACCTTCAGCTGTTGATTTGTTCGCTTCAGGAACTGAACCTCTTCagtgtgtttcttttcctctatcTGGCGCCTTTCGTTTTCACGTTTTTCAATAGCCTCACATTTCGCTTTCTCTTCGTTCACCTGTCTTTCCAGCTCCCGCTTTTCCTCTTCTAGCTCTGCAATCttataaaataatacagatctctcaagttttgtttgttaacagtcaattttaatttgatttctcAACTTTACGCTATGTTGTACAGTCATTAAAATGCTACAGGTATAATAGCTTATGAAATGCAATTAAGCCTTAGGGAAGCAGcaagacaaatattttgatgATCTTTACTGCCACCCAGTGGAAGTAGAAATAATTggtttttatataaaaataatattctcaTGCCATTATCACACGCAGAAAACTATTATTGGTTTAACAGACCAACTTACTCTTTTTTCCATGTCATGTTTGCCTTGCTCGGCTTGCAGTGCCTTCCGCATGCCAAATGCGGTGCTGCTCTCATACAGCGTCTGGTAAGCAGCAATTGTCATTTGGATTTCATCCCTGACTCGAAGCAGCAGTAGTCCTCGCTCCGCACAGTTAATTGTAATTTCACGGATTAAttcatctttaaagaaaaggtacAAATTACTGAATAACTTCCTGGCATTTATCTGGGAATGCTGGAGATGCACAGGGTCCAGAAGTTCTTGGTTTTTACCTATTCTTTGCACCACAAGAGCAACATTGGTTTATGGGAGACGGTcataattttgattttgttacTTTACAGCTACAGCATGAAGTGCAATCAAACAAATCCATTGACATGAAGCAGTGTGGTGTATAGAAACTCTGGTAACACATTTCTGTCCCAGGGAAATCATAATAGCAAAACCCTTAATACTTGTAATGATTTTATGCAATTGTCAGAAGAGGCAAGAGCCTCCAGAAGAATTCTGCTCATCCGGCATTTGGAAGATCAGTTCCAGGTCATCAGAGAAGTAAAAGTATTCAAGAGTTTTGCAGAGGATATTAGAGTATTAAAGAGTAAAGCTGTGTTTTAGGTTAGTTTAAATTAACAAGTGGGGTTATGAACAACTAAAGCAATATTAAGCCTCTTTGcatattttacatatacataAGATTAGTGTTAAAACAAGTCATTTTTGTGGCAGCTTTGTGAATAATGGGACACTTAAAATGCTACATCTATAAGAGCTCCCAGCATGGGCTGGGAGTGTAAGAGTCACACAGtcagctgcagagcactgctggggGGCAGGGAAAGGCAACCACGGCCTGGTATCCCCTCTTGTGGGGTTCAAGGCTGTGTGAAACCTGGCAAGAGCAGCAGTGGGGCAGACAGGGACtgaggcagagggagaggagcgGTGTTTTTGTGCCTGCCGGTACTGACCGAAGCACTGCGAGTAGAGCTCCCTGCGCACGGGGCAGATGCCGGTCTCCCGCGCCTgccgctgctgcagcctcaggtCCAGCTGCTCCTGGAGTTGCACGACGTCCAGGCGGGTGCTGGGCACGCTGGACACCTGCTGCACCCACAGCTGCTTGTCCTCCTCCCACTCCCTGCACCCAAAAGCAGCGGGAAGGCGGGGGATGGATGGGGACCGCCGGGAGGCCCAGCGGGGCCATCTCGGCGGCTTCCCCCCCGGTCTCACCGCGGCGGCAGGATGGCgttcagcagctcctggggctgcctgccctcggcggcggccgcggaagcggcgggacggggccggggctgcgggacggggccgggctgcggcgGCGTCTGCGGGGTCCCCTTCAGCGGGCGGGCCTGTGCGGGGGGACACAGAGCGCTgtggggccgggccgggcctcgGGCAGCTCCATCAGGCCTCAGCCGTGCCCCCGGGCCCCGCTCACCTCCGGGGAGCGCTTCTCGCTGCGGCGGCTGACCAGCATCGGCGGCTCGTAGCGCAGCAGCGAGTCCGGCGGCGGGATCATGGCGGCGCCCTGCTCGCTGTGGCAGAGGCGCCCTTGTTGCTATGGAAACGGCGCTGTTGCTATGGGGGGAGCGGCGCTGTTGCTATGGAGACAGCGCCACCGCCCTGGAGGCTGCGTTGTTGCTATGGAGATCCCGCCCCGTGCGTCTCCCTAAGGCGCATGCGCCGCGCGGAGCTACCGGACGCCCCGGCGGAAGTCCTCCGGGGCAGGGCCGGAAGCGGAGCTCACTTCCGGCGGtggcggccggcggcggcgccatggaggaggcggcggagcagcggcggcggccggaGCGGCAGCACCGGGCCGAGcagcggcggcgcggcggggaggTGACGGTGAAGGCCGAGAAGCGCAGCCCGCGGCGCTCCGCGTCCCGCTCGGCGCGGGGGGGCAGCCAGTCGCCGCCGGCCGATGAGCGGCGGGGAGGCCgcgggggcagcagcaggtaggCAGGCCCGGCCGGTGGCTGCGGGCCCGGCGCTGTGCCCGGCCCGGTTCTTGCCTCTCACGGCTCCTTCTCTCCTTGCCTTAAAGGTCGCCCAAGCGGCGGAGCCGGGCCGGCCGCCGGAGCAGGTCCCCGCGCGGCAGGCGGAGCCGCAGCCCGCACCACGGCGCGGTGAAGGTGAAGCAGGTAAATGGAGGCGTTAACGGATTAACGGGCGGGCACGGTGCTGGGCGCTGTCCGCGGCTCGGTTCGGCCTGCCGGGCTCCTCCTGCGGCTTCCGAGAGGCTCGGCTGGGGGAGGTCCGGAAACTGGCTTCAGGTCCGGCAGTTTTCTTCCTCAAATCCTTGTAAAATGCCTTGAGAATAAAAAGAGTCTCATAGGGTAACGTCTCACTGCTCTGCGCTTCGAGTGTTGCTGTAAGTAGTTCAGTGTTCCTGTCTGCTTGTGAGCCCAGCCTTGGTCACTTTTGCCAAAGTAGATTTGCTGCGTCTTTGATCTAATTCTAATACCTCACCCTAAGTGCTCCTTCCCTACAGGAGCGAGACGAACATCCTCGTAGAGGAAATGAGGAGCGAAAGCAGAAATACCCATCAGAGCAGGAGCACAGGCGAGACAGAAGCGGTGACAGAGATAGACACAGAGATCAcgcagacagaaggaaaaatcccAGTGAAAGGCCTGGAGGTCGAGGCCACGAGCGAGAGAGGGATGCTCAGAACATACGTGAGCAGCAAGCAGAGAGAGAGTTTTATAACGAGAGAAGGCGAGAGCACCGGCAAAACAACGAAGGGAGCAGCGTTGACCAGAATCCAGAACTCGGGCAGTCTGATAACAAACCAAAAGACAAAGCTgctgtaaagaaagaaaaaccaagcTTTGAACTGTCTGGGGCCCTTCTGGAGGACACCAACACCTTCCGAGGGGTTGTGATCAAGTACAGCGAGCCCCCCGAGGCTCGGATCCCGAAGAAGCGGTGGCGCCTCTACCCTTTTAAAAATGACGAGTTCCTCCCAGTCATGTACATCCACAGGCAGAGCGCTTACCTGCTGGGCAGGCACCGCAGGATTGCAGATATCCCCATCGACCAcccctcctgctcaaagcagcacGCTGTGTTCCAGTACCGGTGAGTAttcctctgcctgcctgctggtggAACGGGGTTATTTAGtaatttgtgaaaaataaaataaatgggggaaaaaaaaaagtagttacgCATGGTTTATAAGTGTGTGTTTATTGtaaattgtttcttttattttatgactGCTGCATGTCATCCTAGCAGTAATCAAAATATTTGCGATTCCTCTCATTTAACCACAAGCAGCCTTTTACTAAGACAAATAACCCAGCAGGGTTAAGCACAGAACTGCGCGTACATCCGAGCTGGAATAAGTAGCAGGTGTAATTGGCAGTAAAAGCGTTTCAAGGAGAGGTTTGCGTTTGGGTTTTCACAACAAAGACTGCTGAGCTCCTTTTGAAGCAGCAGGGGTTGCGTGCTTCAGAAGACAGAGTTGCTCTCTTAAGGAAGAGCCATCTGTTGTGTGTTAGGAATTACTGCGTTAGATCACAGTGAGTTACGGGAGGTGATGCCTGTCGGAATGTTTCAGGGATTTTCCAGTTCTCACCCCGTCTCTCATTTCTCACATTTTACTTGCTCAGATCTCTGAAATACAGTTGATGCTGAACTGCACTGGGGCTGATGTGCTCCAAAATCCATCTGCGTGTGGAGTAGgggattttctgtttctctgctttgatagaaatggtgttttttgtctCGCCAGGCTTGTGGAGTACACTCGTGCTGACGGAACGATCGGCCGGAGGGTCAGGCCGTACATCATCGACCTCGGCTCTGGCAACGGCACGTTCCTCAACAACCAGCGGATCGAGCCTCAGCGTTACtatgaactgaaagaaaaggatgTGCTGAAGTTCGGGTTCAGCAGCAGGGAGTACGTTCTCCTCCATGAATCTTCAGACAAATCTGAGGCCAACACAAAGGACgatgatgaggaggaggagaaggaggaagagtcTGACAGTTAACAGATGAGGAGGAAACTggggggtgggagcaggggagaGAAACTTTTTCAAGAGATCATACATTGGGATGTAAACATGGGAGCATCAAAGCACTGATGCCTCTTATTGCCTTAAAGTCCTTCTGTTGCTGATCAGTTGTCATGCTTTATTTTGGGGGACTTTGCTGATTATTCATCTTTGATAGTTTTGCATATCAGGAAATCcagctttgtgtttcctttttttttttccccctgacaAGCAAAAAGAGCACCTGGATGTGAATGTTGTGATGCTGGAAATACTCAGCGAACGCTGAAAGACTCTCCTCTTTTAGAAAATGATGTCAAACACAGCgtatttaaaactatttttattaccTGTTTCGTCATAACCATTTGACAATGCTACTTAACTAAGATCTTAGTTAGAAGGTGACCCGATACACTTTGTAACATGTCTTGTTTGGTAGAGTTTGCCAAATTTCTTGCCAGGTTAGTTCTAGACAGGACAATTTACCAGCCTTCCTACTAAAAAGGCAGAAGTGTTGCAAAGCTCCCCTTGTATCTGTATGTTTTGGGTAGTTAGACTGCATTATGATAACTTTCAGCCGTGGGCATTTTACCAGACTACTACCTGGAAATTATCAGGTAAATGGAAACTAAAGGAAGCGCTTCCTAAAATTTTAGGTTACGATAACTTGATTTGGGAGGGCTGAGGCACAAGTCAGTACATGCCCAGCATGTGTTGCAGCAAAGGATGCTGAAACCGTTACTGGGTGTTGAGTATCTAGTTCTAAAGGTAGGGCCTTTATCTCGGACAGCACCACTGCCCTGTGAGGAACTTCTTGGTTTAGTTTGTATTACATATAGTACCTGTCACGTGGTGGCACGTTTCAACCAGTTTGCACTATTTaagttttttttatataaaaagttaAACCgccatttgtttaaaatattcttcttcccccctgtaaatgaaaacaatactTTAGGAAGAGAAGAACCGATTCTACTTATTGCAAGTACTTGCATCTTGGATATTTTGGATGTCTACTTCCCATGGTTTGCTTTATGATGTAAGAAATGTAATGTTTTCACACTGTTTTACTAATTTGCCTGGATGTTTGTTCTGTGGTCTCACATGCTATCCCTACGTGCTGTGTATATACTTGGTGTATGCAGGGGCTGCACACTGTATACACAGGCTAGAACATTGATGGTGTAAATATGGGGCATTGGTGTAGGTTTTCAAGCAGTAGGCAGAATGAGTTTTGACTAGGAGGGTCTCCTTTATATATACTCCAGgggtttttaaataaagaatttgTAAATTTAGCCCTAATTCCTTTTAGTTATAAGATTTTTCTAGTGTCCCTCTTCTCCTTTATATTCTTTGAAATAGGTGCATTATATTTTTTGACAAGACTGGAAAACTAAGAGAGATGCTGAAGGTATAAATCATCGCAGCTGTGACGTTCAACAAAGTGGTTCAGCAGCTGTAAAGTGTAGAATTAACAAATATCATTCCACTGTCActcatacatttattttattatttttttttaatttaagcattAGATTTAAGTAAAAGCAGGACTGAATAGATGGTGCCATGTTACCTCAGGACTGGTAAGGTTGCAGCTGCCTCGGTTATGGGTCCTGTGTCAATACACTGGAGAACCAAGGTGTCAATACCCTGAAGAATCACGAtgtgtgtgtttgctctgtCAGGCTGCACACTACCAACGACTGCCACTTCCCCTGCACCTCTGATCtgaccctgcagcacccacagcaaTTGCGATCTGGTACCTGTGTGTCTTTTGTACCATGCTATCAAAGCATTCATTTCCATATTAAGAacatgaagttttaaaaagaaaagtttgcaTGATTTGTGCGCTTCAGATGCTGTGAGGCTGGAGGACGGTAAGGGTTTGTAGCGCTTTTCTTTGCTCAGACCTTTCTGAGCTGAGTGTGCAGCAGGTAGCTTAGTGCCGTGTCCGGGCTGCTTGCCCTTGGATGCAGACAGGCTCACGCTAGGAAACAGCTGTGGTTTAAGCCAGGGATATCAGTAGCACGAAAGGGCAAACCAGCCCATCAAGTCACGCTTATTTCAGAGCATTTAAATAAACTAATGTAGTTTAGTAGAAGCTTGAACccaactgaaaaaaagtttGGTACAAAGTATCCTCAACTACTTCTAGAAGATGTTGAGATGATGTACTTGGGATTATTTCTTCACAAAAGGAAGTCACAAAGATGGAATCCTTACAGCTGAGACAGAAGAGCAATGATACTGTCTTgcctaaatgatttttttacttttttagatTGGTTCAGGTTTTTTTACATGACCCTGCTGGGTTGCCACTTATGATCCTTTTACACCTTGCTAGGAAATGGCCTCAACTGGTTTCAGGCTCGAGTCCTGTTTGGTCATTGGGCTGGAAGCAAAGAGACAAGTGAAAACCCCAAATACTCTACAATTTACTGCATCTATTTTGCAAATTAATCTTTACAAACCTGAATATGTTATAGTAGCACATCCATGTTCTTGATTTTTGCTGTACTGTTTTTATTAATTGGCCTTATTCTGGGGAAAACAGGCTGCTTATGATGGGATTCAAGGAGCTGCATCGTACCAAGTGGCAATGAACACAAAAATAACCCTCTTTTACAAATGGTGCAGCATTTGAATGCCGGGTCTCATATTTTATTGCcttattttcagtgtaaaattTCCTTATTTAGGTTCTGAAGATACCTGGGTTCTCAGCCTGTTTACACACAACTGCATGCTGAAGATTGCTGAGGGATGTTACACAGCTGATGTACAGGCACGCTGGCTGGGGGTCTCTGTGGACTGAGGAGGAAAGTTCAGGATCACTTTTGTGCTTTCTCCATGCCCTTCCTCTGTGATTTCAGCTTGTCGTGGACAGGATGTGTCTGTGTCTACTGATGAATGCTCATATGTGGTTTCaaacaagctgctgctgcagtcaaAGAATTGGGTCGAGCATTGTACATTTCCACTGAGTGGCACCAAACCTTTGAGAGAGAACTCCTCGAAAGGCCTTTTcaagctgctctgtgcagacgTCTGTACTTTGTGATGATCGTTTTTCCCTCAGTAAAGGGGAAAACCCCTCAGTCAAGGGCTGTcacctgcctgtccctgccccatcccagcagcaccGGCCCCCTTCCCACACATTTGCGTGCAGCAAACCCTCACGAAGcctcttttaaacaaaaacccGATCATTACCTAAACTAAAACCCAAACATTACCCGCGGTGCGGGGCAGGGACCGACACCGCGGCGGGGccacaccggggggggggacccggcctcgcttttttttccccttcggAACCAGCGGGGCCGGGACCGAAGCCGGCCCCGGAGGCGgaccgggggctgggggccgggagTTGGAACCGGGGCGGATCCGCGGTGGCCTCGGCCGGGCTCAGCGCTGCCCCCGGCGGCACCAAGCGGGCACCGCAGGCTCCGTCCCCGCCACCGCCCGCCCGCCGCAGGCCGCCATGGCCGCGCTGCACGCCAAGGCCGGCGGCCCCCCGCAGATCCC
Encoded proteins:
- the DNALI1 gene encoding axonemal dynein light intermediate polypeptide 1, whose amino-acid sequence is MIPPPDSLLRYEPPMLVSRRSEKRSPEARPLKGTPQTPPQPGPVPQPRPRPAASAAAAEGRQPQELLNAILPPREWEEDKQLWVQQVSSVPSTRLDVVQLQEQLDLRLQQRQARETGICPVRRELYSQCFDELIREITINCAERGLLLLRVRDEIQMTIAAYQTLYESSTAFGMRKALQAEQGKHDMEKRIAELEEEKRELERQVNEEKAKCEAIEKRENERRQIEEKKHTEEVQFLKRTNQQLKAQLESIISK
- the SNIP1 gene encoding smad nuclear-interacting protein 1 — protein: METALLLWGERRCCYGDSATALEAALLLWRSRPVRLPKAHAPRGATGRPGGSPPGQGRKRSSLPAVAAGGGAMEEAAEQRRRPERQHRAEQRRRGGEVTVKAEKRSPRRSASRSARGGSQSPPADERRGGRGGSSRSPKRRSRAGRRSRSPRGRRSRSPHHGAVKVKQERDEHPRRGNEERKQKYPSEQEHRRDRSGDRDRHRDHADRRKNPSERPGGRGHERERDAQNIREQQAEREFYNERRREHRQNNEGSSVDQNPELGQSDNKPKDKAAVKKEKPSFELSGALLEDTNTFRGVVIKYSEPPEARIPKKRWRLYPFKNDEFLPVMYIHRQSAYLLGRHRRIADIPIDHPSCSKQHAVFQYRLVEYTRADGTIGRRVRPYIIDLGSGNGTFLNNQRIEPQRYYELKEKDVLKFGFSSREYVLLHESSDKSEANTKDDDEEEEKEEESDS